The sequence ACAGACCACCGGAACACCCAAAATAGTTCGAGGAGGCCGCACGCATGCCCATCCTGTCGTTCTTCGCCCACCTGCTCATCACTGCCGCCCTGCTGCTGCTGGTGGCCCGCCTCGTGAAAGGCGTCAAGGTCGAGGGCTGGGGCCCGGCCTTTATCGGCGCGCTGGTGCTGGGGCTGGCCAATGCGATCGTCAAGCCGGTGATGGTGGTGCTGACGCTGCCGCTGACCATCCTCACGCTGGGGTTGTTCCTGCTGGTGATCAATGCGCTGATGCTGCGGCTGGTCAGCGCGCTGGTGCCCGGGATCAAGGTGCAGGGATGCGGGACGGCGCTGTGGGGCGCCTTGGTGCTGTCTCTGCTCAACCTGGCGGTGGAGGCGGTGATCGGCGGCGGGTGGTCGCAGCTGTAGGGCGCCGGCAGCGACCCGTACGCGACAAGCCGGCCGCCGGCGGCTATGCTGAAGGGGCGCCGCGGACTTGCGCCGGCGCAAGTGGTCCATCGGCGCCATTGGTCCATCACCCCGTAAGGAACCCCGGCCGTGCCCCAGACCATCGACCCGCGCCTGCTGCTCCAGCTGCCCGCCGACCGGCGGGCCCACCTGTTTGCGCAATTGAACGGCCTGGTCACGCCCCAGCGGCTGCAGCGCATGGATGCGGTGCTGGCGGCGCGCACCGCGCACATCACCGTTGTCTTCGAGGATGTCTACCATCCGCACAACGCCAGCGCCGTGCTGCGCACCTGCGAGTGCCTGGGGCTGCAGGATGTGCACGTGGTGGAGGACGAGAAGAGCTTCCGGCCGGCGCGGCGCATTGCGCGGGGGTCGGCGCGGTGGTTGACGATGCATCGGTGGGCGGGTGGCGACGCGGGCGCGGACGTCGGCGAGTGCCTGCGCAGCCTGCGCGGGCAGGGCTACTCGATTCTCGCGACCAGCCCGGCCGAGGATGCGGTACCGCTCGACGAGGTGTCGCTGGAGAAGCCGTTGGCCGTGTGCTTCGGCACCGAGGAAACGGGGCTGTCGCCGGCGGCGTTCGCGGCGGCCGATGTGCGGGTGACCATCCCGACGCCGGGGTTCACGCGCAGCCTGAATGTGTCGGTGACGGCGGCGCTGGTGCTGTATCATCTGGCGGGGCGGCTGCGCGAGGGCGAGGCCGCCGGCTGGCAGTTGCCGGCCGCGCGCTGCGACGACCTGCGGCTGATGTGGCTGGCCGACGAGAGCCGCAGTTCGCGCGGGCTGGCCCGCGAGGCGCTGCGCGAGGCGGGGCTGCTGCCGCCGCAAACGCCATTCTTCCGCGACCGGCCGCGCTGAGGCGCGTTCATCGCTTCAGCCTCGAGGTGGGATTGTGCCGCCACACGCCATTGCCGCTGCGCCGCGCCCCGGTTGGCGTTCGTCGCTGGCCGCGGGGGCCGTTGCCCTGGCGGCCTACCTGGCGCTGGCGCCCCAGGTGTGCGGCGACAAGGACGCCGCCGAGTTCACGCTGGTGCTGGGCGCCGGGGGCGTGGCGCATCCTTCGGGCTATCCGCTGTACACGCTGCTGGGTCATCCCTTCGTGAAGCTGCTGCATGCGTTCGGCGCCAGCTGGGCGTACGCGGCCAACGCCTGGAGTGCGCTGGGCGGCGCCGTGGCCGTGGCGTTGCTGCACCGGTTGGCGCGGCGACTGACATGGGCGCCGGGCGAGGCGATGCGCCCGGTCGCCTGGTTCGCGTGGCTGCCCGTGCTGCTTTTCGGACTCAATCCGCTGTGGACCTACGAGACGACGCTCGCCGAGACGGGTTCGTGGCACCTGGCGTGGGCCGCAGGGGCGGTGCTGCTCGCCTTGCGGTTGCTCGAAACGCGCGCCGACGCGCCGACGCGCCGTGACGCCCTGGCCTGGGGGCTGGTGGCGG is a genomic window of bacterium containing:
- a CDS encoding phage holin family protein; this translates as MLSFFAHLLITAALLLLVARLVKGVKVEGWGPAFIGALVLGLANAIVKPVMVVLTLPLTILTLGLFLLVINALMLRLVSALVPGIKVQGCGTALWGALVLSLLNLAVEAVIGGGWSQL
- a CDS encoding RNA methyltransferase codes for the protein MPQTIDPRLLLQLPADRRAHLFAQLNGLVTPQRLQRMDAVLAARTAHITVVFEDVYHPHNASAVLRTCECLGLQDVHVVEDEKSFRPARRIARGSARWLTMHRWAGGDAGADVGECLRSLRGQGYSILATSPAEDAVPLDEVSLEKPLAVCFGTEETGLSPAAFAAADVRVTIPTPGFTRSLNVSVTAALVLYHLAGRLREGEAAGWQLPAARCDDLRLMWLADESRSSRGLAREALREAGLLPPQTPFFRDRPR